The Labrus bergylta chromosome 14, fLabBer1.1, whole genome shotgun sequence region ACCTATAGAGTGCACTATATAGTAAACACGCCATTTTGTCGTGTCCGAATTCTTTATTATTATCTGCATTATCCAAGCAATCTTTGAATCATGCATTGCAGTTCAAAGATTTTTGCGGGCAGAAAGTTGCATTTGACTCGACTGCTCTAagtcagaggagagagacaacCAGCATGAACACAAAAATGTCACATTAGGAGGCTGAAATCTACAAgctgtttttataaagagtACAGGATTTTAAACATTAGTTTGTCCATATGATGATGACAGGCATGAGATCAGAGTCTGTCAGAAGAAATAAAGGTGAAGTGAAAATATGTTAAATCATGTATAGATcatttaatattatatatttatttagtaTTCCTAACTGTTTTGTAAAAATATGATTTCTAAACTTTCAGTTATCACTGAAATTCATgttgttatttaatattacTCTTATTATTACGTTAAGCTGCACGTTTTAGTTGTGAGACAGTAATGACGTTACTGTCTGCGGCCGACGAGTGAGTGAGTACtgtccacatttttttttctattatacCGAatgagtgcactatatagtccCCTACATATAACTCCCTGTATAGTGAGAAGGGAGTAGGGAATGAGTGTGTGAATTCGGACTCAAGGCCTCATAAAGTCACGTGTAGAACAACATGTACTAAAGTCTTCATTTATAACATTGCCATCCATACATCTCAAATGATCTGATTTTTCACACTGTACTATCAGTCATTGCAGGAAGGAGTCATGGAACAATTTCAACAACACGCTGTGGTGAGACATTAAAGGGTCTAAACATGCGGATCTAATTTGGTGGGTAATGTACggtttgttcttgtgttttcagCATGACTCAGCATTTACTCCTCAAGTGGGTGCTCCCTGTACCGTGAATCTGTACAGAACTACACGGATCAAGCAACTAAATTTGATTCAGCAAATGAGTTTATTAACTTCAGCACTGCAACAATTTATTTTCACTAATCAACTCTTATTCTACACCGTCTTTCtaatcaaacatttcagtttagAAACTTGTGTGGGAtgaatttcttattttaaatagACTGATGAAAAGAAAGTggatagagatagatatagagatattcattttcaaaaatgtaacacTAATCAGAGAAATGCAACCACCACGGTTTGAATCAGAGACAGGCAGTTTGTCACACAGTCAGGTTTATAGTCTTCCCATTGGACCAGCAGGCATCCTATATAGATGCAGTGGGGGTGGGGCCCCAGCAGCAAAACATGCCATGATGTAACAACGGCTGTACTTTAAGAGGAGCCACTCTGCCCCACACCACTGCATGCTTTCCATTCACACTGAATTGTTTGGATATTGTCAGCCTAAGAGGCATATTACCCCGACATTTGAACTTCCACAAAATCAAAAGGTgggtgtttattttttcctggAATATTTATACTACTGTtactattgtttttttgtttgtttgttttttaaaccttatttctgtatttcaggATTTGTAGTATGATTTTAAGGTTCATCGCTTCTGAAAAACCTTCTAtggaaaaacaaggaaaacaatTTATAACTGGGACCAAATTCAACCAGAGGGACACCTTTAGAGAATCCTGATCTCTAATGTTTTTGTCCTAATCTGCTCCAATAAAGGTAAGGTTATCCCCCAAATTCAGACAAAATGGGTTTAAATTGAgcaaaataataaatgtgtgGTTATGAAATGgaaaggcattttttttaaactgtgagctcagttttttcttttttgtgtacACAATGTGCAGCATTATTCTTTCATATAGAATTGGTCAAATCTCTGCTTTGGGATGGCTCATTATTATTTGGATATTGTTGAATAAGGCTTGACAATGCCAGGTAGCATGATGGATTGTTTTTGGGGTCTATCTTCTTGCAGATTTTGGAGGAGTTCCTTTCCCTGTCCACATTACTAAGCCACTTCTAAATCATATTGAAAAATGGTTGGATTTGGACCTGCAGATGTGCCTCCATCAGCAGCTGTGAAGTTTGTAGGAGCAGGAACTGCAGCTTGCATTGCTGACCTGTTCACGTTTCCACTTGACACAGCCAAAGTGCGGCTACAGGTAAACGAGCACTTCTATCGCAAAAATAGAAGTAAAATGAAGTCCCCcatctgaaaaaaaaccaagcaaaaacaaaagtttacgCTAATAGCGACGCTTCTAATGAGGTGTTACTCAAACCTATCATGACTTTTTATTCTGCATAGATCCAAGGAGAGTCCAGATCTTCGGCTGCTGAAGGGAAGCAGTCTGCAGTGAAGTATCGTGGAGTGTTTGGCACCATCACCACCATGGTGCGCACAGAGGGGCCCAGGAGTCTTTACAGTGGACTGGTAGCAGGGCTGCAGAGACAGATGAGCTTTGCCTCCATCCGCATTGGTCTCTACGACTCTGTAAAACAGTTCTACACTAGAGGCTCTGATCGTGAGTACTGCTGAATATAATAGATTAAGGGAGTTCTGCATCTATCAGGCTTAACCTCCCCATCCTTTTCTGATTTAGACGTTGGTATCGGCAGCCGGCTGCTTGCAGGATGTACCACTGGCACGATGGCTGTTGCTTTGGCTCAGCCTACAGATGTGGTGAAAGTTCGCTTCCAGGCTCAGGCCAGGTCTCCTGGGCATGCCAGGCGCTACTGTAGCACTATCAATGCTTACAAGACCATAGCAAAGGAGGAAGGTGTTCGTGGTCTGTGGAAAGGTAGCTTTCACTTCAGAGAGTTTCTTTGGCATTCAAGCATTTCCTTTAATTTTGCTTCATAATTCTTTCTTTGCACTAATAATTAAACTTTCACCTGCAGGAACAGCTCCAAACATTGCAAGAAATGCAATTGTTAACTGCACCGAGCTGGTGACGTATGATTTCATTAAGGATACGCTGATTAAGTCGACTCCCCTCACAGGTGAACAATGGCTGCAGTTTAGCATGATGTACTCATTCTGTATCCTTTTATCTTTTCTGTATGGCATAATCATTTCCTATTCTTTCCTCTACAGATAATCTGCCCTGCCACTTCTTATCAGCCTTTGGTGCAGGGTTATGCACAACAGTGattgcctctcctgttgatgtgGTCAAAACGAGATACATGAATGCTGCTCTCGGCCAGTACAGCAGTGTCCTCAGCTGTGCTTCTGCCATGATGAGAAAGGAGGGACCACTTGCTTTTTATAAGGGGTAAGCATTGATTGCATGGACAATACTGAACAGAGTAATGAGTacataaataaagtgtttaGGAGGGGTTTGAAAGAAAATGCATGTAAACTAAATTTACTGAGCTGAACAGATTTattcaatcattttgtttttttcccccctcaggtTTGTGCCTTCTTTCTTACGCCTAGGCTCCTGGAACGTGGTGATGTTCGTAACATACGAGCAGCTGAAACGGGCCATGATGGCAGCAAGTCACAACTGTACAACCACGCTGTAACCGTTATTGTGTCAGATGAAAGGCTGGTGGTGCAACAGTGGTGCTTATGTGTCATGTGATACAAACAAAAGTTTTAGAGAGTGATCAATATTTAAAAGTGAGAGCTTGCTTGATCAGTTGCCTCCTCTCAGCGGAGAGCTTTTCTGGAAACTGGACATCAAATGTGATGATGAGGTTTC contains the following coding sequences:
- the ucp2 gene encoding mitochondrial uncoupling protein 2, with protein sequence MVGFGPADVPPSAAVKFVGAGTAACIADLFTFPLDTAKVRLQIQGESRSSAAEGKQSAVKYRGVFGTITTMVRTEGPRSLYSGLVAGLQRQMSFASIRIGLYDSVKQFYTRGSDHVGIGSRLLAGCTTGTMAVALAQPTDVVKVRFQAQARSPGHARRYCSTINAYKTIAKEEGVRGLWKGTAPNIARNAIVNCTELVTYDFIKDTLIKSTPLTDNLPCHFLSAFGAGLCTTVIASPVDVVKTRYMNAALGQYSSVLSCASAMMRKEGPLAFYKGFVPSFLRLGSWNVVMFVTYEQLKRAMMAASHNCTTTL